One Mangifera indica cultivar Alphonso chromosome 4, CATAS_Mindica_2.1, whole genome shotgun sequence genomic region harbors:
- the LOC123214505 gene encoding probable inactive receptor kinase At1g27190 — MKINLILASLFVLSSFSVIFSGEDDIKCLEGIQNSLQDPAGKLAWSFTNTSVTSICKLNGVSCWNDKESRIISLGLGSMQLSGQLPEPLKLCQNLQTLDLSNNAIFGSIPPEMCTWLPYIVSLDLSNNQLSGPIPTQIFECKFLNKLVLSNNKLSGSIPYELSRLDRLKEFSVSGNALSGSIPSDLAKFGEESFDGNNGLCGEPLGKCGGLSGKSLGIIIVAGVIGALGSVTLGFVIWWWFFVRVSRKKGGHGFDDGKDDSSWVQVLRSHKLVQVSLFQKPIVKIKLADLLASTNSFNAENIIISTRTGVSYKAVLPDGSALAIKRLSACKLSEKQFRSEMNRLGQLRHPNLVPLLGFCVVEEERLLVYKHMPNGTLYSLLHGNCFVESQHGVLDWSTRLRIGAGVARGLAWLHHGCQPPYMHQYVSSNVILIDDDFDARITDFGLARLVGSHDSNDSSFVNGDLGEFGYVAPEYSSTMVASLKGDIYGFGVVLLELVTGQKPIEVSNADEGFKGNLVDWVNHLVITGRSKDAIDKALCGKGNDDEITQFLKVACTCVVSRPKDRPSMYQIYESLKSMAERHGISEQYEEFPLIFDKQDPDLKE; from the coding sequence ATGAAGATCAACTTGATCTTAGCTTCACTCTTTGTTTTGTCCTCCTTTTCTGTTATTTTTTCCGGGGAAGATGACATCAAGTGTCTTGAAGGCATCCAGAACTCTCTCCAAGACCCTGCAGGAAAGCTCGCCTGGTCATTCACCAACACCTCCGTTACCTCCATCTGCAAGCTAAACGGCGTGTCGTGCTGGAACGACAAGGAGAGCCGGATCATCAGTCTGGGTTTAGGTTCAATGCAACTCTCTGGTCAACTGCCCGAGCCCTTGAAACTCTGTCAGAACTTGCAAACACTAGATCTCTCAAATAACGCTATCTTCGGGTCGATCCCGCCGGAAATGTGCACATGGCTACCTTATATAGTGTCACTTGATCTTTCAAACAATCAGCTCTCTGGTCCCATCCCCACACAGATCTTTGAGTGCAAGTTTCTTAACAAACTTGTTTTAAGTAACAATAAATTGTCGGGTTCGATCCCGTATGAACTGAGCAGGTTGGATCGGTTAAAAGAATTTTCTGTTTCCGGGAATGCTCTGTCAGGATCAATACCGTCTGATCTAGCGAAATTTGGCGAAGAAAGTTTTGATGGGAACAACGGACTCTGTGGTGAGCCTTTGGGGAAATGTGGAGGATTGAGTGGTAAGAGTCTTGGTATTATTATTGTTGCTGGTGTTATTGGTGCTTTGGGTTCTGTGACTTTAGGGTTTGTGATTTGGTGGTGGTTTTTCGTTAGAGTTAGTAGGAAGAAAGGAGGACATGGTTTTGATGATGGGAAAGATGATAGTAGTTGGGTTCAAGTGTTGCGGTCACATAAGCTTGTTCAGGTTTCTTTGTTTCAGAAACCTATTGTTAAGATTAAATTGGCTGATTTGTTGGCTTCTACTAATAGTTTTAATgctgaaaatattattatttctacaAGAACTGGTGTTTCCTACAAGGCGGTGTTGCCGGATGGCTCTGCCTTGGCAATTAAGAGGTTGAGTGCTTGTAAGCTTAGTGAGAAGCAGTTTCGTTCGGAGATGAATAGATTAGGGCAGCTTAGACATCCCAATTTGGTGCCGTTGTTGGGGTTTTGTGTTGTGGAGGAAGAGAGGCTTTTGGTGTACAAGCACATGCCTAATGGCACCCTGTATTCCCTGCTACATGGAAATTGTTTTGTTGAGAGTCAGCATGGTGTTTTGGATTGGTCTACTAGGCTTCGGATTGGTGCAGGTGTGGCAAGAGGATTGGCTTGGCTTCATCATGGGTGCCAACCACCGTATATGCATCAGTATGTTAGCTCAAATGTGATTCttattgatgatgattttgatgctAGAATAACAGATTTTGGATTGGCAAGGCTCGTTGGTTCTCATGATTCTAATGACAGTTCTTTTGTGAATGGAGATTTGGGGGAGTTTGGTTATGTTGCTCCTGAGTACTCAAGCACTATGGTTGCTTCTCTGAAAGGGGATATTTATGGTTTTGGAGTTGTGCTGTTAGAGTTGGTTACTGGTCAGAAGCCTATTGAAGTGAGTAATGCAGATGAAGGATTCAAGGGAAATTTGGTTGATTGGGTTAATCATTTAGTGATCACCGGTCGAAGTAAAGATGCCATTGATAAGGCTTTATGTGGGAAaggtaatgatgatgagattacaCAGTTTCTGAAGGTTGCTTGTACTTGTGTGGTTTCTAGGCCTAAGGATAGGCCTTCTATGTATCAGATTTATGAGTCATTGAAGAGCATGGCTGAGAGACATGGTATCTCTGAACAATATGAAGAATTCCCATTGATCTTTGATAAGCAAGATCCTGACCTTAAGGAGTAG